The region AGCTCAAGAAGGCCGTCTGCGCGGGTACGGTCTCGCTCTCCGACGCCCAGGACGCCATCATCAACGACTGGACCACCGCCCTCTCCGACCTCGGCGTCAGCTGACGCGCCACCCGTCGCGACGCGGCCGAACAACCTCGCCGGGCCCGATCCCTCCGCGGATCGGGCCTGGCGTCCTTGTGTCCACCGACCGGGCGGGGTGCGGAAGTCGACCGGATGTGTTCTGCGCGAAGCGTTGACTAGAAAGCGCTTACCCCTTACGTTTCCCGTTCAGCAGCCTGACCTGCGCCTGGCATCTCATGGGCGAGACATCAGATCTCCGAGCCGCATCACCTGGGAATGTGCGCACTCCCTGGAGCTGACGATTCTCGTGCAGGTGTCATGAGTGCCTCACGCTGTTCGTAATGGTGCACATCGTTCGCATACATGACCTACGGCACTCCCGAAGGGACGCACCCGCATGCGTACTCGCCCCCCACCGACACGCACTCGCAGACTGGCCCTGGCCACGGCCGCCGCCGTTACGGTCTCGACACTCGACGCATTCGAGGCGGCCGTCACCGGCGACACCGCCAAGGTGGTGCTACGACGGTCTGCTCGACATCAATCACGGCTCCGATTGCGTCACCGTGTCCTGGAACACCTTCACCCGCCCGTCTCGAGTGTCGTCGTCTCGGTGACGTCCGGCGCGGGCGCCGGGAAGCTCTGACCGCCCCCACGTTCGTTCAGAAGGAGGAATCGGGACATGACCTCATCCGCACGCCCGCGCGCCCGACGGCGCGCTCTCACCGGCTCCCTGGCCGCAGTCGGCCTGTCGGCTGTCATGATCATGGCAGTCGGCGGCCTGTCTCCGGCGAGTGCCGCCACCTGGCCCACCGCGAACGGCAGTCAGGCCGTCTCCGCCACCCTCTCGGTCTCCGGTACCAAGGACTACGGGATGAAGCGGCTCTACGGCACCGGTGACCTGGGCTCCGGCAGTCAGGACGAGGATCAGGGACCGATCCTGGAACTGGCCGCCGGCACCGTTCTGAAGAACGTCATCATCGGCGCCCCCGCCGCGGACGGCATCCACTGCCTGGGCAGCTGCACGCTGCAGAACGTCTGGTGGGAGGACGTCGGCGAGGACGCGGCGACGTTCCTGGGCTCCTCGTCGTCCAACGTCTACACCGTCTCGGGCGGCGGCGCGAAGGAAGCCAGTGACAAGGTGTTCCAGTTCAACGGCGCCGGAACGCTGAACGTCTCGAACTTCGCGGTGCAGACCTTCGGCACGTTCGTCCGCTCGTGCGGCAACTGCAAGACGCAGTACAAGCGCGCGATCAACCTCAACGGGATCGAGGCCACCTACAAGGGAAGCAAGCTCGTCGGCATCAACACCAACTACGGCGACAGCGCGACCCTCAAGGCCATCAAGATCGTCGGGGACTCCAGTAAGAAGATCATCCCCTGCCAGAAGTACATCGGCAACAACACGGGGGCTGAGCCGACCGCGAACGGGACCGGCCCCGACGGCACCTACTGCAAGTACGCGACGTCCGACATCACGTACGGCTGAGGGTTCTCTCGCGGTGACTGGACGAACCGGCGGCGCGCGCCGGTTCGTCCAGTCACCCCATGTCAACTCCAGCCGCGATAGGGACCGTCGATGAGCTGGAACACCGGCTGACTGCGCACCGGGTCCTGAGCGGTGGAGAGTTGGACCCGGTCACCGCTGTGGACGTCGGCGGGCGCGCCCATCACCCGGCCGCGCACGGTGAACCCCTCCGCCATCTCGATGAGGGAGACGTTCCGAGCCGCCGGGGTGTTGCGGTGGACGATGGTGGAGTGGCGCACGACGCCGGCTCCCGCGCTCGTCTCCGTCCGCAGGTCGCTGCCCGCGCAGACCGGGCAGAGGAGGCGGTGGTACATCGCCGTTCCGCACCAGCGGCACCGCTGGAAGAGGAGAGCGTCCGAGCTCGACGTCCCGTTCGGCGCGGAGTCGCTGCCGAGTATGTCCGTCGCGGGTCCGACGCCCGGATGAAGGGCGATTCCTGAGGGGTACACGATGTCATCTCCCTGCACTGGGCCGGAGTCTGAGGTGCCCGGAACGCCGCGCACGAGCCACAGGGTATGGCACTGAGTGCCACTCGTAAAGGCACTCGGTACCCTTACCTGAGGAAGTGGGTGCGATTCGGCTTCTCACTCCCTGCCGAACGCGGACTCGATCTCTCGTACGACGCGCCACATCGGTGCCCCGCGCCGGGAGATCACGACGACTACGTCCTCCTGCTCCGCGGCCGGCGCGTCACCGGCTCCGGGGGAGCCACCGAACGAGGTCTGTACGTATCCCAGCGCGTGGTCCACGGCAGTGTCGGGATCGCTCTGTCCGTCCGAACGCAGCCAGGAGCGCAGGGCGTTGTTGTGCGCGGCGACCACCGCCGCGGCGATGACGTCGGCCTGCAGGGTGCCGTCGGGCCGGCCGGCGAAGCGGCCGCGCAGATACTCCGCGAGCGCGCGCTCGTAGCGCCAGACGACCGACAGCTCGTACGCGCGCAGGCCGGGGACCTTCTTGGTGAGGCGGTAGCGCTGCACGGAGAAGGTCGGGTTCTCGGCGTACATGCGCAGCACCAGCCGGGCGGCGTCGCACACCCTGCGCACCGGCTCCTCCTCGCCGGTGCCGGCGCCCAGGAACGCCGTCATGTCGATCAGGCAGCGTTCGTGGTCCGGGAAGACCACGCCCTCCTTGGAGGGGAAGTAGCGGAAGAAGGACCGCCGGCCGACACCGGCGAGCGTGACGATGTCGTCGACCGTGGTCTGCTCGTACCCGCGCTCCAGGAACAGCTGGAAGGCCGCCGCGACCAGCGCGTCCCGCATGGGCGGCTTTGCCGTCGTCGTGTCGGCGGTGTCCCCGCCACGGGGTTCCTCGCTCATGGACGGAACCTAGCATCGCGCGGACAGTGTGGCACTCAGTGCACATGATCGAGGGAACTGAGTGCCCCCGGTGAAGGTGCTGGTCGATCGCGACCGGCCGTCGTCGAGCCGCCGCGGATTCATTGATTCCCCATGTGTCGGAAATGTGGCAGCGTGTGAACTCATTGTGTTTTCAAGGAGGTTGACAGCCCCTGCACAGTGATCGACTATGTGCTCGAACTGTGGCCCATGTGACCAGTGGGCCCAGTGTTTCTTCGACCACTCATCCCCGGTGCGGCCCCCGGCTGCTTTGTGCTGCCCTGCCGCCGACGACCGGGTCTTGGATCATCAAGATGGGATCTGCATGTCCATAGCGAGACGTGTCACCCTTCGCTGCCTGCTGGGGACGGGCGCGGCGGCCCTCGCCCTCTCCGCGGCCACCACCAGCGCCTGGGCCACGGGTACCCCCGGCGGAGACGGCTGGGACAGTGGCAACAGCGCCTACAAGCCCGGCCAGGGCGCCGGCACGGTGACCGCGGCGGATCGCTGCGAGTTCTCCCTGGACGGGACGAACTTCTACGACTGGGTCCGCGTCGACGACCAGAACCTGAAGCCCACCGAAGACGGCAAGGTGCACATCAAGGTGCGCGCGGCGGGCGACGCCGGGACCTGCACCGCTTCCCTCGCGGCGTACCGCACCCACGGGGCCACCTTCAAGACCTCCGGTGAGCAGGTCTTCCACGACTTCGACAGCGTCAAGGTCAAGCCGGGCCAGACCGACTCCCTCGACATCGCGGTGCCCGACGCCGGCTGCTACGCGCAGATCGACCTCTACCGCGGCGCCGTGAAGTTCGACGGCAAGTTCGACGCCAACGACGGCTTCGAGCACGGCGACCTGCCCAAGGGGCCGGACCGCGCGGTCATCAAGGACAAGCTGATCATGGCGTGGAACGGCGGCAAGAAGGACTGCACGGCGCAGCCGCCGAGCACGCCCGAGACCACGCCTCCGGCCTCGACTCCGCCGGCCGCCACGCCGCCCGCGGAGACCCCCGGCAGCCCGACCCCGACGACGCCCGACGAGCCGTCGACCCCGGAGACGACGCCGGCCTCCCCGTCTGCCTCCCACTCGACCACGCCGCCGGCTCCCTCGCCGAACGGCGGCCAGTCGACGCCGCCCGGCGACCTCGCGGAGACGGGCGGTGGCAACACCCTGCCGATCGCCGCCGGCGCCGCGGCCCTGCTCGTGGCCGGTGGAGCGATCACCGTCGTCACCCGGCGTCGACGCTCGACGCGCACCAGCTCGTGACGTCCGTCGTCCGACGGCTGACAGGTTTTTTGAAATCTGAAATCTGAAATCTGAAATCTGTCGTCTGACATCTGAAGTCATCGGATCGCGACGACTTCGACGGGCCCCGGTACTCACCGAGTACGTGAGTACCGGGGCCCGTTGCGTGATTCAGATCGATGAAGCGAGCTCACGGACAGTCGCATCCGTCAGCTCATCGTCACACCGATCGCCTTCAGTGATCGCTCGAACGGCTGCTGGCCGCCGGGAAGGTGATCGTCGGCATGGAAGTCTTCGACACCACGGCCGTCGCCGCCGCCATCGACGCCGCCCTGCTGCCCACGGTGCCCGGCTCCCACGAGCGTGGCTGGATCGCCTCTGCCGTGGAGGTGGCCTGCCTCGACGCGCAGGGCAGGCTCACCGGACGCCCCGTCAGCGACCTGTTGGGCGGCAGGGTCCGCGACTCCGTGCCCTTCGCCGCGTACCTCTTCTACAAATGGGCCGAACACCCGGCGCTCGACGGCCGTCCGGCGATCGGCGACGGTTGGGGCGAGGCCCTCGACCCGGCGGGCATCGTCGAGCAGGCCAGGGTGATGCGACAGCGGTACGGATTCGACTCGTTCAAGCTGAAGGGCGGAGTCTTCCCGCCGGACGAGGAGATCGCCGCGATGAAGGCCCTCGCCGAGGCCCTCCCCGGCAGCCCGCTCCGCCTGGACCCCAACACGGCCTGGCCCGTGGAGACCTCGCGGCAGGTGGCACGCGAACTGGACGGAGTGATCGAGTACTTGGAGAACCCCACCCCCACCATCCCCGGTATGGCCGAGGTCGCCGAGAGCTCACCCATGCCGCTGGCCACCAACATGTGCTTGATCGCCTGGGAACACCTGCGCCCGGCCGTGGAACAGAACGCGATCCAGGTCCTCCTCACCGACCACCACTACTGGGGCGGGCTGCGCCCCACCCGTGAACTAGCGGCCGTCTACGAGGCGTTCGGCATCGGTCTCTCGACGCACTCCAACTCCCACCTCGGCATCAGCCTCGCCGCGATGACCCACGTGGCCGCGACCCTCCCGAACCTCGACCACTCCTGCGACACCCACTACCCGTGGAACTCCGCGGACGACGTGATCGTCCCCGGCCCCCTGGCGCTGCGAGACGGCGCGGTCAAGGTCCCCACCGGCCCCGGCCTCGGCGTCGAACTGGACCACGACGCCCTGGAGCGACTCCACCGCCGCTACCTCGACTCGGGGCTGCGTGGCCGCGACGACACCGGCTACATGCGGCGATTCCACCCCGAGTACGAGCTTCGACTGCCCCGCTGGTGATCCGGAGGCCATGGACAACACATCAGAAGATCACCACGGTACGACCCCCTTGTCGTCGAACAGCCGGCCGGTAGGGCCGTCGTCGGGCAGAGCCGCCAACCGGATGGCGATCACCGCGCCCTGCTCGGCGGTCTGAGTGCCGCTGAACCCATTGAGGTCGGTGGCCACGTAGCCGGGGCAGGCGTTGTTGATCAAGATGTTGGTGTCGCTCAACTCCTTGGCGTACTGGATGGA is a window of Streptomyces sp. NBC_00271 DNA encoding:
- a CDS encoding Zn-ribbon domain-containing OB-fold protein, giving the protein MVYPSGIALHPGVGPATDILGSDSAPNGTSSSDALLFQRCRWCGTAMYHRLLCPVCAGSDLRTETSAGAGVVRHSTIVHRNTPAARNVSLIEMAEGFTVRGRVMGAPADVHSGDRVQLSTAQDPVRSQPVFQLIDGPYRGWS
- a CDS encoding pectate lyase, which translates into the protein MTSSARPRARRRALTGSLAAVGLSAVMIMAVGGLSPASAATWPTANGSQAVSATLSVSGTKDYGMKRLYGTGDLGSGSQDEDQGPILELAAGTVLKNVIIGAPAADGIHCLGSCTLQNVWWEDVGEDAATFLGSSSSNVYTVSGGGAKEASDKVFQFNGAGTLNVSNFAVQTFGTFVRSCGNCKTQYKRAINLNGIEATYKGSKLVGINTNYGDSATLKAIKIVGDSSKKIIPCQKYIGNNTGAEPTANGTGPDGTYCKYATSDITYG
- a CDS encoding TetR family transcriptional regulator produces the protein MRDALVAAAFQLFLERGYEQTTVDDIVTLAGVGRRSFFRYFPSKEGVVFPDHERCLIDMTAFLGAGTGEEEPVRRVCDAARLVLRMYAENPTFSVQRYRLTKKVPGLRAYELSVVWRYERALAEYLRGRFAGRPDGTLQADVIAAAVVAAHNNALRSWLRSDGQSDPDTAVDHALGYVQTSFGGSPGAGDAPAAEQEDVVVVISRRGAPMWRVVREIESAFGRE
- a CDS encoding LAETG motif-containing sortase-dependent surface protein, translated to MSIARRVTLRCLLGTGAAALALSAATTSAWATGTPGGDGWDSGNSAYKPGQGAGTVTAADRCEFSLDGTNFYDWVRVDDQNLKPTEDGKVHIKVRAAGDAGTCTASLAAYRTHGATFKTSGEQVFHDFDSVKVKPGQTDSLDIAVPDAGCYAQIDLYRGAVKFDGKFDANDGFEHGDLPKGPDRAVIKDKLIMAWNGGKKDCTAQPPSTPETTPPASTPPAATPPAETPGSPTPTTPDEPSTPETTPASPSASHSTTPPAPSPNGGQSTPPGDLAETGGGNTLPIAAGAAALLVAGGAITVVTRRRRSTRTSS